In Georgenia soli, a genomic segment contains:
- a CDS encoding OsmC family protein, translated as MGALQTYSVTVDWTGADERGTASYTSYSRDHEVRVEGKPTLLATSDLKVRTDVSRYRAEELFVGSLSQAQMLWFLRTAAKHDVVVLSYSDKATGTQRVEGAGSGPFVEVVLRPQVTYAEPVSEERAARLHHEAREYNHLARSVGFPVRVEPVQVAVATA; from the coding sequence ATGGGAGCACTCCAGACGTACAGCGTGACGGTGGACTGGACCGGGGCCGACGAGCGCGGCACCGCCAGCTACACGAGCTACTCGCGCGACCACGAGGTGCGGGTGGAGGGCAAGCCCACCCTGCTGGCGACGTCGGACCTCAAGGTCCGCACCGACGTCAGCCGCTACCGGGCGGAGGAGCTGTTCGTCGGCTCCCTCTCCCAGGCCCAGATGCTCTGGTTCCTGCGCACCGCCGCCAAGCACGACGTCGTCGTCCTCAGCTACTCGGACAAGGCCACCGGGACCCAGCGCGTCGAGGGCGCCGGCTCGGGTCCGTTCGTCGAGGTGGTGCTGCGCCCGCAGGTGACGTACGCCGAGCCGGTGAGCGAGGAACGGGCCGCGCGCCTGCACCACGAGGCCCGCGAGTACAACCACCTCGCGCGCTCGGTCGGCTTCCCAGTGCGGGTGGAGCCGGTGCAGGTGGCGGTCGCGACGGCGTGA
- the rapZ gene encoding RNase adapter RapZ codes for MERPGNNESRPPTVPEGIPLLDEEARLPKNDPPELLIITGMSGAGRSRTAAALEDLDWYVVDNLPPRMLAALARMMTPGEGGVHRLAAVVDVRSREFFAELVSVLDQLRMQGTGYRIVFLDAADEELVRRYESVRRPHPLQGDGRLLDGIHEERQLLAHLRRRADVLIDTTDLSVHDLARKVREVVAGESDRPLRLTVLSFGFKYGLPLDADHVVDVRFLTNPYWVSELRHLTGTDEPVRDYVLGQDGASEFADRYVDAIAPVLDGYIDELKPFVTIAVGCTGGKHRSVAMAEAIAQRLRDRGQSVRTLHRDMGRE; via the coding sequence ATGGAGAGACCGGGGAACAACGAGAGCAGGCCACCGACCGTCCCGGAGGGCATCCCCCTCCTCGACGAGGAGGCCAGGCTCCCGAAGAACGACCCGCCGGAGCTCCTCATCATCACCGGCATGTCCGGGGCGGGCCGCTCACGCACGGCAGCGGCGCTGGAGGACCTCGACTGGTACGTCGTCGACAACCTGCCGCCCCGGATGCTCGCGGCGCTCGCCCGGATGATGACCCCCGGCGAGGGTGGCGTGCACCGACTGGCGGCGGTGGTCGACGTCCGCTCGCGGGAGTTCTTTGCCGAGCTCGTCAGCGTGCTCGACCAGCTGCGCATGCAGGGCACGGGATACCGCATCGTGTTCCTCGACGCCGCGGACGAGGAGCTCGTGCGCCGCTACGAGTCCGTCCGCCGCCCCCACCCGCTGCAGGGCGACGGCCGCCTGCTCGACGGCATCCACGAGGAGCGCCAGCTGCTCGCGCACCTGCGTCGCCGGGCCGACGTGCTCATCGACACCACCGACCTGTCCGTCCACGACCTGGCGCGCAAGGTCCGCGAGGTCGTTGCCGGGGAGTCCGACCGGCCGCTGCGTCTGACGGTCCTGTCGTTCGGCTTCAAGTACGGCCTCCCGCTGGACGCCGACCACGTCGTCGACGTCCGCTTCCTCACCAACCCGTACTGGGTCTCCGAGCTGCGCCACCTCACCGGCACCGACGAGCCGGTCCGCGACTACGTGCTCGGCCAGGACGGCGCCTCGGAGTTCGCCGACCGCTACGTCGACGCGATCGCGCCCGTGCTGGACGGCTACATCGACGAGCTCAAGCCGTTCGTCACCATCGCGGTCGGCTGCACGGGCGGCAAGCACCGGTCGGTCGCCATGGCGGAGGCCATCGCCCAGCGGCTGCGGGATCGGGGGCAGTCGGTCCGTACTCTCCACCGGGACATGGGGCGCGAATGA
- the uvrC gene encoding excinuclease ABC subunit UvrC, with protein MADPSTYRPRPGEVPDLPGVYRFRDPHGRVIYVGKAKSLRNRLSNYFQDLSALHPRTQQMVTTASSVEWTVVGTEVESLALEYAWIKEFDPRFNVKYRDDKSYPFLAVTMGEEVPRVQVMRGAKRPGTRYFGPYTHAWAIRDTVDQLLRVFPVRTCSAGVYRRAQSSGRPCLLGYIDKCSAPCVGRISVEDHRELAEEFCRFMEGETGPHLRRLEREMKEASAALDFERAARLRDDVGALRRVVEKNAVVLPDGTDADVFGLAADELEASVQVFHVRGGRIRGQRGWVVERVEDLDDAGLVEHLLQQVYGDAQPAVAPRDEKSVGKARARRTDGQATSVDDVRHTPTTAVPREILVPVMPTDAEGMTAWLTGLRGAKVRIRVPQRGDKKHLAETVRTNAEQALSLHKSRRAGDLTSRSRALSELQEALGLTDSPLRIECYDISHTQGAHQVGSMVVFEDGLAKKSEYRHFIVRGEDGQGARDDTAAMDEVLRRRFRRYVAERDAEEQARRGLAATDAGARAVGAALAGDDPDRPGAVDIDNLDDDGVPLRSGPVDPTTGRARKFAYPPNLVVVDGGQPQVAAAQRVLDELGIDDVALVGLAKRLEEVWLPDDDFPVVLPRTSPALYLLQHLRDESHRFAITHHRSRRAKAMTRSVLDDVPGLGPTRQRALLKAFGSVKNIRAASVEEVAAVKGIGPRTAQAVLEALGAPGASAASGASAADSPDAGATPDTATATATTPDAGATPDEAATSLDGSVEVHRVPAGRDHLAS; from the coding sequence ATGGCCGACCCGTCCACGTACCGCCCCCGGCCGGGCGAGGTTCCCGACCTGCCGGGCGTGTACCGCTTCCGCGACCCGCACGGTCGCGTCATCTACGTCGGCAAGGCGAAGAGCCTGCGCAACCGGCTGTCGAACTACTTCCAGGACCTCTCCGCGCTCCACCCGCGCACCCAGCAGATGGTGACCACCGCGTCGTCGGTGGAGTGGACCGTCGTCGGCACCGAGGTCGAGTCGCTCGCGCTCGAGTACGCCTGGATCAAGGAGTTCGACCCGCGGTTCAACGTCAAGTACCGCGACGACAAGTCCTACCCGTTCCTCGCCGTGACGATGGGGGAGGAGGTGCCCCGCGTGCAGGTCATGCGCGGCGCCAAGCGCCCCGGCACCCGCTACTTCGGGCCGTACACGCACGCCTGGGCCATCCGCGACACCGTCGACCAGCTCCTGCGCGTCTTCCCCGTCCGCACCTGCTCGGCCGGGGTGTACCGGCGCGCGCAGTCCTCCGGCCGGCCCTGCCTCCTCGGGTACATCGACAAGTGCTCCGCCCCGTGCGTAGGCCGCATCTCCGTCGAGGACCACCGCGAGCTCGCCGAGGAGTTCTGCCGGTTCATGGAGGGCGAGACCGGCCCGCACCTGCGCCGCCTCGAGCGCGAGATGAAGGAGGCCTCCGCGGCGCTCGACTTCGAGCGTGCCGCCCGCCTGCGGGACGACGTCGGCGCCCTGCGCCGCGTCGTCGAGAAGAACGCCGTCGTGCTGCCGGACGGGACCGACGCCGACGTCTTCGGCCTCGCCGCCGACGAGCTGGAGGCGAGCGTCCAGGTCTTCCACGTCCGGGGTGGCCGGATCCGCGGCCAGCGGGGCTGGGTCGTGGAGCGGGTCGAGGACCTCGACGACGCGGGCCTGGTCGAGCACCTGCTCCAGCAGGTCTACGGCGACGCCCAGCCGGCGGTCGCGCCGAGGGACGAGAAGTCCGTCGGCAAGGCGCGCGCCCGCCGCACCGACGGCCAGGCCACGAGCGTCGACGACGTCCGGCACACTCCCACCACCGCCGTGCCGCGGGAGATTCTCGTGCCCGTCATGCCGACCGACGCGGAGGGGATGACGGCCTGGCTGACCGGCCTGCGCGGCGCCAAGGTGCGCATCCGGGTGCCGCAGCGGGGCGACAAGAAGCACCTCGCCGAGACGGTCCGCACCAACGCCGAGCAGGCGCTGAGCCTGCACAAGAGCCGCCGGGCCGGGGACCTCACCAGCCGGTCGCGGGCGCTGTCCGAGCTGCAGGAGGCGCTCGGCCTCACCGACTCGCCGCTGCGCATCGAGTGCTACGACATCTCCCACACCCAGGGCGCGCACCAGGTCGGGTCCATGGTGGTGTTCGAGGACGGGCTCGCCAAGAAGTCCGAGTACCGCCACTTCATCGTCCGCGGCGAGGACGGCCAGGGCGCCCGGGACGACACCGCCGCGATGGACGAGGTCCTGCGCCGGCGGTTCCGCCGCTACGTGGCCGAGCGGGACGCCGAGGAGCAGGCGCGCCGCGGCCTCGCCGCGACCGACGCCGGTGCCCGGGCCGTCGGGGCGGCGCTGGCGGGGGACGACCCGGACCGCCCCGGAGCCGTCGACATCGACAACCTGGACGACGACGGGGTCCCGCTGCGCTCCGGTCCGGTCGACCCCACCACGGGGCGGGCCCGCAAGTTCGCCTACCCGCCGAACCTCGTCGTCGTCGACGGCGGGCAGCCCCAGGTGGCCGCAGCCCAGCGGGTGCTCGACGAGCTGGGCATCGACGACGTCGCACTGGTCGGCCTCGCCAAGCGGCTGGAGGAGGTCTGGCTGCCGGACGACGACTTCCCCGTGGTGCTGCCCCGGACCTCGCCCGCGCTGTACCTGCTCCAGCACCTGCGCGACGAGTCGCACCGGTTCGCGATCACGCACCACCGTTCCCGGCGCGCGAAGGCGATGACCCGGTCGGTCCTCGACGACGTCCCCGGGCTGGGGCCGACGCGTCAGCGCGCGCTGCTCAAGGCCTTCGGCTCGGTGAAGAACATCCGGGCCGCGAGCGTGGAGGAGGTGGCCGCCGTCAAGGGGATCGGCCCGCGTACGGCACAGGCGGTCCTGGAGGCGCTCGGCGCCCCCGGCGCGTCCGCCGCGTCCGGCGCGTCCGCCGCGGACTCACCGGACGCCGGAGCCACTCCCGACACCGCCACCGCCACCGCCACCACACCGGACGCCGGAGCCACCCCCGACGAGGCAGCCACCAGCCTCGACGGCTCGGTCGAGGTGCACCGCGTCCCTGCCGGCCGTGACCACCTGGCATCCTGA
- a CDS encoding gluconeogenesis factor YvcK family protein, with the protein MSLVPGDGEQRQAGLQRGARGPAVVALGGGHGLAATLGALRHLSQNLTAVVTVADDGGSSGRLRHELGVLPPGDLRMALSALCDDGEWGLTWRDVLQHRFVSDGPLNNHAVGNLLIVALWELLGNEVAGLDLVGRLLGVHGRVVPMAAVPLEIEAEVHSGESTCTVRGQYNVAVTPGRVERIRLIPEDPPACPEAVEAVRAADWVVLGPGSWYTSVIPHLLVPELAEALHATPARRALTVNLSAQVGETDGMTAADHVRSLHELSPGLRLDVVLADPSAVEDLDDLTEAAAACGAEVLLRQIGVGDGTARHDPLRLAAAYRDAFEGVLGDVDRSRQESAGE; encoded by the coding sequence ATGAGTCTGGTCCCCGGCGACGGCGAGCAGCGCCAGGCCGGCCTCCAGCGTGGCGCCCGAGGGCCGGCGGTCGTGGCTCTCGGTGGCGGCCACGGGCTCGCGGCGACCCTGGGCGCGCTGCGCCACCTGTCGCAGAACCTCACCGCCGTCGTCACGGTCGCCGACGACGGCGGATCCTCCGGTCGGCTCCGGCACGAGCTGGGGGTGCTCCCGCCCGGTGACCTTCGCATGGCCCTCTCGGCCCTGTGCGACGACGGCGAGTGGGGCCTGACCTGGCGTGACGTGCTCCAGCACCGGTTCGTCTCGGACGGACCGCTCAACAACCACGCGGTCGGCAACCTGCTGATCGTGGCGCTGTGGGAGCTGCTCGGCAACGAGGTCGCCGGCCTGGACCTCGTGGGCCGCCTCCTCGGTGTCCACGGCCGGGTGGTGCCGATGGCCGCCGTGCCCCTCGAGATCGAGGCCGAGGTGCACTCCGGCGAGAGCACGTGCACCGTCCGCGGCCAGTACAACGTGGCCGTGACCCCCGGGCGGGTCGAGCGGATCCGGCTCATCCCGGAGGACCCGCCCGCCTGCCCCGAGGCGGTCGAGGCCGTCCGGGCCGCCGACTGGGTCGTCCTCGGCCCGGGCTCCTGGTACACCTCGGTCATCCCGCACCTCCTCGTCCCGGAGCTCGCCGAGGCGCTGCACGCCACCCCCGCCCGTCGCGCGCTGACGGTGAACCTGTCGGCGCAGGTGGGGGAGACCGACGGGATGACGGCGGCCGACCACGTCCGCAGCCTCCACGAGCTCTCCCCGGGGCTGCGCCTGGACGTGGTGCTGGCCGACCCCTCCGCCGTCGAGGATCTCGACGACCTCACGGAGGCGGCCGCGGCGTGCGGCGCCGAGGTGCTCCTCCGCCAGATCGGTGTGGGGGATGGCACAGCCCGTCACGATCCGCTCCGCCTGGCCGCGGCGTACCGTGACGCGTTCGAAGGTGTGCTGGGGGATGTGGACCGGTCCCGGCAGGAAAGCGCGGGGGAATGA